A stretch of the Tannerella serpentiformis genome encodes the following:
- a CDS encoding DUF2442 domain-containing protein, whose product MNAMMFTEVVRAEYAGGYRVRLWFNNETVKTVDLEQSLKGSVFEPLKDVERFKRFQVKYATIEWENGADLAPEYLFELPAVE is encoded by the coding sequence ATGAATGCAATGATGTTTACAGAAGTGGTACGGGCCGAATACGCGGGGGGATACCGCGTGCGGCTGTGGTTTAACAACGAGACGGTGAAAACGGTGGATCTGGAACAATCGCTGAAAGGAAGCGTGTTCGAACCTCTGAAGGACGTGGAACGGTTCAAGCGGTTCCAAGTCAAATATGCCACCATCGAATGGGAGAACGGCGCAGATCTGGCTCCGGAATATCTCTTTGAGTTGCCGGCTGTGGAATAA
- a CDS encoding DUF4160 domain-containing protein, which produces MPQISLFYGIIIMMYFSDHAPAHFHAWYGNYKVTVSIKDGVVKGEMPARALRMILEWLDLHRDELMVNWERACKGEALNKIEPLT; this is translated from the coding sequence ATGCCTCAGATCAGTCTTTTTTACGGCATCATTATTATGATGTACTTCTCCGATCACGCGCCGGCGCATTTCCATGCGTGGTATGGGAATTATAAGGTTACGGTATCCATCAAAGATGGTGTGGTGAAAGGTGAAATGCCAGCGCGGGCGCTGCGGATGATACTGGAGTGGCTCGATTTGCATCGCGACGAGTTGATGGTGAATTGGGAGCGGGCCTGCAAGGGCGAGGCATTGAACAAAATAGAACCTCTGACATGA